The following is a genomic window from Pantanalinema sp..
CTGCGCATATTGATTTATTTACTATAAATAATTATCATATCAAGACACATCCACCAACGCAGCAGAGGAGGCACCGCATGAACCGCTTAGCAATCGTCGGCCGCGTCATCGCCGACCCCGAGCTCAGGACCGTCGGCGAACGGCTCGTGGCCAGCGTCCCCATCTCGGTCAACCGCCCCTACAAGCGCCGTGAGGCAGTCTACCCCGACTCCGACGTGTTCCGGGTCGAGGTGTGGGGCAACCGCGGCGAGACCCTGGTCAACCACGTCGCCAAGGGCAGCCACATCTGGGCGAACGGCCGCGTCGAGCTCCGCAAGGTCGAGAACGGCGGCTACTACGTGGACGTCCGGGACGCCGAGTGGGGCTTCGCCGGAGCCAGGCCCCCGGGCAGCCTCGAGACCTCGGAAAAGGAAGCGCCGGAAGGCAGCGAGGCCCTTCCCTTCTAAAACCAAAAAAGGAGGCCCCGGCGTCGCGCCGGGGCCTCCTCTCTCATGGAGGGACTAGGCGAAGCGGATGCCCGCCTTCTCGAGGCGATCGATCGCCGCCTGGAGCTCCGCCTCGGGCTTGACCAGCGAGATGCGGAAGAAGCCCTCGCCGAGGGCCCCGAAGCCGGTGCCGGGGGTGAAGACGACGCCCGCGGTGTCGATCACCCGCGCGACGAAGTCGTAGGCCGCCTCGCCCTTGGGGACCGGGGCCCAGACGTACATGGTCGCCTTGGGCTTCTCGAGGTTCCAGCCGAGCTTGTTGAGGCCCTCGACCACCACGTCGCGGCGGCGGCGGTAGACCTCGACCAGCTGCTCGACGTGGCTGTCGGGCAGGTTGAGGGCCGCGATCGCGGCGTCCTGCACGAAGTTGGGCACGCCGTAGTCCATGTTGGTCTTGACCCGGTAGAGGCCGTTGATCATCTCGGCGTTGCCCACCACGAAGCCGCAGCGCCAGCCGGCCATGTTGTAGGTCTTGCTCATGGTGTGGAACTCGATGGCGCCGTGCTC
Proteins encoded in this region:
- a CDS encoding single-stranded DNA-binding protein, encoding MNRLAIVGRVIADPELRTVGERLVASVPISVNRPYKRREAVYPDSDVFRVEVWGNRGETLVNHVAKGSHIWANGRVELRKVENGGYYVDVRDAEWGFAGARPPGSLETSEKEAPEGSEALPF